TGGTGTCAAAATAAACTTGCCAGTAGTGGTCATTATTGCAGTAGGGACGTACGGCTAATACTGGCCCGGCTAAATTAAAGGTGATAATTTCTACATCTGGCACAGGATTATTGACTACGTTGGGAATTTGGCTGATTCTGGCTTTGAGACGAGCGATCGCATCATTATGATCGACATCGTGATGTAGTTGTGCTAATAAATCAACTCGACGGTAAGGATTAGCTGAGAAGTTTTGGATATTATCAGAAAAAATCTTATTATTAGCGACAATGGTTAACACATTATCGGGTGTGGTGATATTGGTTGTGAACAGTCCAATTTCTGTAACTGTACCTGTGACACCTGCGGCTGTGATAAAGTCTCCAACTTTAAATGGACTAAAGACAATCAAAAACGCCCCAGCTGCAAAGTTAGCTAACAATCCACCCCAAGCTGCACCAATCGCCACACCAGCAGCCGCTAACAATGCAGCAAACGAAGTGGTTTCAATACCGAAAAAGCCGAGAATGGCGACAACTAAAATAATTCTTAAAGTTACGCCGATGATATTCAGCAAGTAGTTAACTAGAGTTGGATCAACGTGTTGACTGCGGAAACCACGTCTGACTAATTTGAGTGCAAAATCAATCAACTTCTGTGCCACAATCCACAGAGCGATCGCACCCAGGATTTTCAATCCAAATCCTGTTAACAGTGCCACTGCTACTTGGCCAATTTGATTAAAATTCATAAACTTTTTTATTTCTTGCTAGTTTTATCCAAAACATTACAAGAAACTGAGCAAAAAATTTTCAGGCACAGTTTTTTTTTAATCTTTGGGTAGATGCGGAATAGCAGATTTAAGAGTTGATTGAAGCTGAATAATTCAGTAGTAAATGTGACAAAATTAACTGATTACTGTTATTTTTCCATTTCTTTAATTTCGGCAATAATTTCTTCAATGGAAGGATTGCCTAAAATTTGCTCCCTATCTTTTGTGTAATCTCCACTTCCTAGTTCAAACTGCTGCATAAATCTTGCCATTCCGGCAGGGCCAAGAGCTTTTGTGAGGGCTTCTATACCGAGTCGTCGGATCTCCGATTGAGAAAGTTTAGTCACATCTATCATGAAGTAACCTCCATTACCCACTGAAGCGGGTTTTCTACTCTAACTTGTAGCAGGTTTTTGCTTCTAGCTGCCAAACGTAACATTCTGTCATCAGTTGTCAAAAAAATATTGGCATTTCCGGCTTCAGCGCAGGCTATATGTAGTGCATCATAGTTTTTAAAACCCAGTTGGGAAAGTTGTAGACCACGAGATTCAATTTGCTGGGTGATGGTAATTTTGCTTGTTGCACATTCAGTCCAAAATTTGATCTGCTCTTTTCTGGCGCTATCTGGGGTACGCCTTAATTCAACATCAATAACTTGACTAGTCAGCAGTTGCCATTCACCACTTTGGCAATGAGCTAAAATAATTCGCACTGCCTCAGCTTCTAAAAAAATTCTCTCCTGTGTCTGGTCATCGAAGGGTCGATTGAGACAACACACATCTAAATAAATTAAAGCTTCCAGATGTACATCTTGCTAGGTATGATATTTAATCTGCAAGCATTTACCTAATAGAAACTAGCTATGACTCAAAACTACCGCATTACCTTACTTCCCGGCGATGGCATTGGCCCTGAAATTATGGCAGTGGCGGTAGATGTGCTGAAAGTCGTAGGGAAAAAATTTGATATTGAGTTTGCCTTCCAAGAAGCTTTAATTGGTGGTGCAGCCATTGACGCGACAGGCGAACCTCTACCAGCCGCTACCTTAGATACTTGTCGCAAGAGTGATGCTGTATTACTCGCTGCTATTGGTGGTTATAAGTGGGATACTCTACCATCTCACCAGCGCCCGGAAGCAGGTTTGTTAGGACTCCGCGCAGGTTTGGGATTATTTGCCAATTTACGCCCCGCCCAAATTCTGCCGCAGTTAATTGACGCTTCCACTTTGAAACGGGAAGTTGTCGAAGGCGTAGATATTATGGTGGTGCGGGAACTCACTGGGGGAATTTACTTTGGTAAACCTAAAGGCATTTTTGAAACTGAGACTGGTGAGAAACGCGGTTTGAATACAATGGTTTACAGCGAGTCAGAAATTGAACGTATCGGGAGAGTTGCCTTTGAAACTGCGAGAAAAAGAAGCGGTAGACTCTGTTCTGTGGATAAAGCCAACGTATTAGAAGTATCGCAGTTATGGCGCGATCGCATCACCAAACTGTCCGCCGAATATCCCGATGTCGAACTGTCTCACCTTTATGTTGATAATGCCGCAATGCAATTA
Above is a genomic segment from Aulosira sp. FACHB-615 containing:
- a CDS encoding mechanosensitive ion channel family protein, giving the protein MNFNQIGQVAVALLTGFGLKILGAIALWIVAQKLIDFALKLVRRGFRSQHVDPTLVNYLLNIIGVTLRIILVVAILGFFGIETTSFAALLAAAGVAIGAAWGGLLANFAAGAFLIVFSPFKVGDFITAAGVTGTVTEIGLFTTNITTPDNVLTIVANNKIFSDNIQNFSANPYRRVDLLAQLHHDVDHNDAIARLKARISQIPNVVNNPVPDVEIITFNLAGPVLAVRPYCNNDHYWQVYFDTNKAIREAFGEAGYPIPEQRYAFSSQSSNGTVNDGESVMSSASMMS
- a CDS encoding PIN domain-containing protein, with amino-acid sequence MCCLNRPFDDQTQERIFLEAEAVRIILAHCQSGEWQLLTSQVIDVELRRTPDSARKEQIKFWTECATSKITITQQIESRGLQLSQLGFKNYDALHIACAEAGNANIFLTTDDRMLRLAARSKNLLQVRVENPLQWVMEVTS
- the leuB gene encoding 3-isopropylmalate dehydrogenase; the protein is MTQNYRITLLPGDGIGPEIMAVAVDVLKVVGKKFDIEFAFQEALIGGAAIDATGEPLPAATLDTCRKSDAVLLAAIGGYKWDTLPSHQRPEAGLLGLRAGLGLFANLRPAQILPQLIDASTLKREVVEGVDIMVVRELTGGIYFGKPKGIFETETGEKRGLNTMVYSESEIERIGRVAFETARKRSGRLCSVDKANVLEVSQLWRDRITKLSAEYPDVELSHLYVDNAAMQLVRAPKQFDTIVTGNLFGDILSDAAAMLTGSIGMLPSASLGASGPGVYEPVHGSAPDIAGLDKANPLAQVLSAAMMLRYGLNQPQAADSIEKAVLQVLEQGDRTGDIMSPGMNLLGCQAMGNSLIQALEK